The following proteins come from a genomic window of Burkholderia stabilis:
- a CDS encoding PAAR domain-containing protein, with product MRRYDIVKGDTTTVGGIVQGGDGQDILHDREQAYEHDPVWCPVCKTLGVIVCDGPRHSSTGPDGRQSALSDDLCRCACPTPPKLVASQSVSYIEI from the coding sequence ATGCGACGCTACGACATCGTGAAAGGTGACACGACGACGGTCGGAGGCATCGTGCAGGGTGGTGACGGACAAGACATTCTGCACGACCGCGAACAAGCATATGAACACGATCCGGTGTGGTGCCCGGTCTGCAAGACACTCGGCGTGATCGTGTGCGACGGCCCACGTCATTCGAGCACCGGGCCGGATGGTCGACAGTCGGCGTTGAGTGACGACCTCTGTCGCTGCGCATGCCCGACGCCGCCGAAGCTGGTGGCGTCGCAGTCGGTATCGTATATCGAGATCTGA
- a CDS encoding T6SS immunity protein Tli4 family protein: MLTRIGRLLFLVAGVCASSITLSAEPTSTNPSLSRPRPWCIGRFVFDRPATSEVTNQRYVFWGDKLETQYNVSSATYQSKVDNLERELKTKKRTDPGSRDAKTSNPWLEKTLSPKADSRVFAYKKFYTDGVALPFHTEGYIYEKNTLFHTTGSFGSGGLDKFEPVYTDLYRRIKARDNWSVPSESGFCFDGGIVTGSSTYPEELSQSFALMPGRPALLVIQTRKSMSEDQGQPLTKTLPDLRAKMDQISSGSYRILRQGKRTVAGMDAEEVLFALKEGEITSYRFYLLAPGDPSTLAKPHTAIQLLLGASSPDLKPEEATSPVDEAGALQTWDTLLNSLRLRPGAV; encoded by the coding sequence ATGCTGACACGAATTGGACGATTGCTGTTTTTAGTGGCAGGCGTGTGCGCCTCTTCGATAACGCTTTCTGCGGAACCGACGTCGACGAATCCTTCGTTGTCCAGGCCGCGCCCGTGGTGCATCGGGCGCTTTGTGTTCGACCGACCGGCGACCAGCGAAGTCACGAATCAGCGATACGTGTTTTGGGGTGATAAGTTGGAAACGCAGTACAACGTGTCGTCTGCGACGTATCAGTCCAAGGTTGACAACCTCGAAAGAGAATTGAAAACCAAGAAACGCACTGACCCAGGTAGCAGAGATGCTAAAACTTCCAATCCATGGTTAGAAAAGACGTTGTCACCAAAGGCTGATTCCAGAGTTTTTGCTTACAAAAAATTTTATACCGATGGCGTCGCTTTGCCGTTTCATACGGAAGGTTATATTTACGAAAAAAACACGTTATTCCATACAACTGGATCATTTGGTTCAGGAGGTTTGGATAAGTTTGAGCCTGTTTACACCGATCTCTATCGGCGCATCAAGGCGCGTGACAACTGGTCAGTTCCGAGCGAGTCTGGATTCTGCTTCGATGGCGGGATCGTCACGGGGTCTTCGACCTATCCGGAGGAACTCAGCCAGTCGTTTGCGCTGATGCCAGGGCGGCCGGCGCTACTCGTCATTCAGACGCGCAAGTCGATGAGCGAGGACCAAGGGCAGCCACTGACCAAGACGCTTCCTGATCTTCGCGCAAAGATGGATCAGATTTCGAGCGGCAGCTACCGCATCCTGCGGCAAGGCAAGCGCACGGTGGCCGGGATGGATGCCGAGGAAGTGCTGTTCGCGCTGAAGGAAGGCGAGATCACGTCTTACCGCTTCTACCTGCTCGCGCCAGGCGATCCGAGCACGTTGGCGAAACCGCACACCGCTATTCAGTTGCTGCTCGGAGCGAGCAGCCCCGATTTGAAGCCTGAAGAGGCGACGTCACCGGTCGACGAGGCCGGCGCACTGCAAACATGGGATACGCTGCTGAACAGCCTTCGGCTACGGCCGGGCGCAGTCTGA
- the acs gene encoding acetate--CoA ligase: protein MSAIESVLHETRQFAPPAALEKAATISGMPAYRALAAEAEADYEGFWARLAREGLTWHKPFSKVLDESNAPFYKWFDDGELNASYNCLDRHVEAGNGERVAVIFEADDGTVTRVTYADLLARVSRFANALKKRGIAKGDRVVIYMPMSIEGIVAMQACARIGATHSVVFGGFSAKSLNERLVDVGAVALVTADEQARGGKTLPLKSIADEAIAMGGCEAVKSVIVYRRTGGKIDWHADRDLWMHELSDGESDKCDPEWVGAEHPLFILYTSGSTGKPKGVQHSTGGYLLWAAQTMKWTFDWKPDDVFWCTADIGWVTGHTYITYGPLACGGTQVVFEGVPTYPDAGRFWKMIGDHKVTVFYTAPTAIRSLIKAAEADDKVHPKSHDLSSLRIIGTVGEPINPEAWMWYHKHVGQERCPIVDTWWQTETGGHMITPLPGATPTVPGSCTLPLPGIMAAVVDETGQDVPNGQGGILVVKRPWPAMIRTIWGDPERFKKSYYPEELGGRLYLAGDGTVRDKDTGYFTIMGRIDDVLNVSGHRLGTMEIESALVSHELVAEAAVVGRPDDTTGEAVVAFVVLKRSRPEGEEAAALAKTLRDWVGKQIGPIAKPKDIRFGDNLPKTRSGKIMRRLLRSLAKGEAITQDTSTLENPAILDQLAEVR, encoded by the coding sequence ATGTCTGCGATTGAATCGGTTCTTCACGAAACCCGTCAGTTTGCGCCGCCCGCGGCGCTCGAGAAGGCGGCGACCATTTCCGGCATGCCGGCCTATCGCGCGCTCGCCGCCGAGGCCGAGGCTGATTACGAAGGCTTCTGGGCGCGTCTCGCGCGCGAAGGCCTCACGTGGCACAAGCCGTTTTCGAAAGTGCTCGACGAGAGCAATGCGCCGTTCTACAAGTGGTTCGACGACGGCGAGCTGAACGCGTCGTACAACTGTCTCGACCGTCACGTCGAAGCCGGCAACGGCGAGCGCGTCGCGGTGATCTTCGAGGCGGACGACGGCACCGTCACGCGCGTCACCTATGCGGATCTCCTGGCCCGCGTGTCGCGCTTCGCGAATGCGCTGAAGAAACGCGGGATCGCCAAGGGCGACCGCGTCGTCATCTACATGCCGATGTCGATCGAAGGCATCGTCGCGATGCAGGCCTGCGCGCGCATCGGCGCGACGCACTCGGTCGTGTTCGGCGGCTTCTCCGCGAAATCGCTCAACGAGCGGCTCGTCGACGTCGGCGCGGTCGCGCTCGTCACGGCCGACGAGCAGGCGCGCGGCGGCAAGACGCTGCCGCTCAAGAGCATCGCCGACGAGGCGATCGCGATGGGCGGCTGCGAAGCGGTGAAGAGCGTGATCGTCTATCGCCGCACCGGCGGCAAGATCGACTGGCATGCGGACCGCGATCTGTGGATGCACGAACTGTCGGACGGCGAATCCGACAAGTGCGACCCGGAATGGGTCGGCGCCGAGCATCCGCTGTTCATCCTGTACACGTCGGGCTCGACCGGCAAGCCGAAGGGCGTGCAGCACAGCACGGGCGGCTACCTGCTGTGGGCCGCGCAGACGATGAAGTGGACCTTCGACTGGAAACCGGACGACGTGTTCTGGTGCACGGCCGACATCGGCTGGGTCACCGGTCACACGTACATCACGTACGGCCCGCTCGCGTGCGGCGGCACGCAGGTCGTGTTCGAAGGCGTGCCGACCTATCCGGACGCCGGCCGCTTCTGGAAGATGATCGGCGATCACAAGGTCACCGTGTTCTACACCGCGCCGACCGCGATCCGTTCGCTGATCAAGGCGGCCGAAGCCGACGACAAGGTGCATCCGAAGAGCCATGACCTGTCGAGCCTGCGCATCATCGGCACCGTCGGCGAGCCGATCAATCCGGAAGCGTGGATGTGGTATCACAAGCACGTCGGCCAGGAGCGCTGCCCGATCGTCGATACGTGGTGGCAGACCGAGACGGGCGGCCACATGATCACGCCGCTGCCGGGCGCAACGCCGACCGTACCCGGTTCGTGCACGCTGCCGCTGCCGGGCATCATGGCCGCGGTGGTCGACGAAACCGGTCAGGACGTGCCGAACGGGCAGGGCGGCATCCTCGTCGTCAAGCGCCCGTGGCCTGCGATGATCCGCACGATCTGGGGCGACCCGGAGCGCTTCAAGAAGAGCTACTACCCCGAGGAACTCGGCGGCCGGCTGTATCTCGCCGGCGACGGCACCGTGCGCGACAAGGACACCGGCTACTTCACGATCATGGGCCGGATCGACGACGTGCTGAACGTGTCGGGTCACCGGCTCGGCACGATGGAGATCGAGTCGGCGCTGGTGTCGCACGAACTGGTGGCCGAGGCTGCCGTGGTCGGCCGTCCGGACGACACGACGGGCGAGGCGGTCGTCGCGTTCGTCGTGCTGAAGCGTTCGCGTCCGGAAGGCGAGGAAGCCGCCGCGCTCGCGAAGACGCTGCGCGACTGGGTCGGCAAGCAGATCGGGCCGATCGCGAAGCCGAAGGACATCCGCTTCGGCGACAACCTGCCGAAGACGCGTTCGGGCAAGATCATGCGGCGCCTGCTGCGCTCGCTCGCGAAGGGCGAGGCGATCACGCAAGATACGTCCACGCTCGAGAACCCGGCCATCCTCGACCAGCTCGCCGAAGTGCGCTGA
- a CDS encoding sodium:solute symporter family protein gives MLTHRLIRAYALYTLGFLGFVLLMWRIERATGSGVWIGYVFLFVPIAVYAVIGLLSRTSDLVEYYVAGRRVPSAFNGMATAADWLSAASFIGLAGSLYATGYDALAYVMGWTGGFCLVAFLLAPYVRKLARYTIPDFLGTRFSSTAVRALAAGAAILCSFVYLVAQIQGIGLIATRFIGVDFAIGIFCGLAGILVCSFLGGMRAVTWTQVAQYIILISAILIPVSLIAMKNGLGPVPQFNYGKLMERVAAREAQVRDAGDEQKVRDAYRRQAADIQTRLDRLPASYADARRHLVDQLADLRRHNGPLREISQRERELADFPRDPAAARVAWTQARDDMLARAEPPVPMHEPFPAASDDERKPRERNFLALLLCLSLGTASLPHILTRYNTTTSVASARRSVGWTLFFIALFYLSVPVLAVLIKYEILANLVGRPFAELPAWVTQWHHFEPDLISVVEVIRDGIVHWSEIQMQPDMVVLAAPEIAGLPYVVSGLIAAGALAAALSTADGLLLTIANALSHDVYYCMVAPDASSQRRVTISKVLLLGVALFASYVASLNTGKILFLVGAAFSLAASSFFPVLVLGVFWKRTTTRGAIAGMVTGLAVCVYYIVSTYPYFTQLTGFAGRTWFGIEPISSGVFGVPAGFAVAIVVSLCDKRPDEYTLALVDYIRHP, from the coding sequence ATGCTGACGCATCGACTGATTCGCGCGTATGCGCTCTACACGCTGGGGTTTCTCGGGTTCGTGCTGCTGATGTGGCGGATCGAGCGCGCGACCGGCTCTGGCGTGTGGATCGGTTATGTGTTCCTGTTCGTGCCGATTGCCGTGTATGCGGTGATCGGGCTGCTGTCGCGCACGTCCGACCTCGTCGAGTACTACGTGGCCGGGCGGCGCGTGCCGTCCGCGTTCAACGGGATGGCGACGGCGGCCGACTGGCTGTCGGCCGCGTCGTTCATCGGCCTGGCCGGCTCGCTGTACGCCACCGGCTACGACGCGCTTGCGTACGTGATGGGCTGGACGGGCGGGTTCTGTCTCGTCGCGTTCCTGCTCGCGCCTTATGTGCGCAAGCTCGCGCGCTACACGATTCCCGATTTTCTCGGCACGCGCTTTTCGAGCACCGCCGTGCGCGCGCTGGCGGCCGGCGCGGCGATCCTGTGTTCGTTCGTGTATCTGGTCGCGCAGATCCAGGGGATCGGCCTGATCGCGACGCGCTTCATCGGCGTCGATTTCGCGATCGGAATCTTCTGCGGGCTCGCGGGCATTCTCGTGTGCTCGTTTCTCGGCGGGATGCGTGCGGTCACGTGGACGCAGGTCGCGCAGTACATCATCCTGATCAGCGCGATCCTGATTCCGGTCTCGCTGATCGCGATGAAGAACGGGCTCGGGCCCGTGCCGCAATTCAATTACGGCAAGCTGATGGAGCGCGTCGCGGCGCGCGAGGCGCAGGTGCGCGATGCGGGCGACGAGCAGAAGGTGCGCGACGCGTACCGCCGGCAAGCGGCGGACATCCAGACGCGGCTCGACCGGCTGCCGGCGTCGTATGCGGACGCGCGCCGGCATCTCGTCGACCAGCTTGCCGACTTGCGGCGCCACAACGGGCCGTTGCGCGAGATCAGCCAGCGCGAGCGCGAACTGGCCGACTTTCCGCGCGACCCGGCGGCGGCGCGGGTCGCATGGACGCAGGCGCGTGACGACATGCTGGCGCGCGCCGAGCCGCCGGTGCCGATGCACGAGCCGTTTCCCGCCGCGAGCGACGACGAACGCAAGCCGCGCGAGCGGAATTTTCTCGCGCTGCTGCTGTGCCTGTCGCTCGGCACCGCGAGCCTGCCGCATATCCTGACGCGCTACAACACGACCACGTCGGTTGCGTCGGCGCGACGCTCGGTCGGCTGGACGTTGTTCTTCATCGCGCTGTTCTATCTGAGCGTGCCGGTGCTGGCGGTGCTGATCAAGTACGAGATCCTTGCGAACCTCGTCGGGCGGCCGTTCGCCGAATTGCCGGCGTGGGTCACGCAATGGCATCACTTCGAACCCGACCTGATCAGCGTCGTCGAGGTGATACGCGACGGTATCGTGCACTGGTCGGAAATCCAGATGCAGCCGGACATGGTCGTGCTGGCCGCGCCGGAGATCGCGGGGCTGCCGTATGTGGTGTCGGGACTGATCGCGGCCGGGGCGCTCGCCGCGGCGCTGTCGACCGCGGACGGGCTGCTGCTCACCATCGCGAATGCGTTGTCGCACGATGTCTATTACTGCATGGTCGCGCCCGATGCGTCGAGCCAGCGGCGCGTGACGATTTCGAAGGTGCTGTTGCTCGGCGTCGCGCTGTTCGCGTCATATGTCGCGTCGCTCAATACGGGGAAGATCCTGTTTCTCGTCGGCGCGGCGTTTTCGCTTGCGGCGTCAAGCTTCTTTCCGGTGCTCGTGCTCGGCGTGTTCTGGAAGCGCACGACGACGCGAGGCGCCATTGCCGGGATGGTCACCGGGCTTGCAGTGTGCGTGTACTACATCGTGTCGACGTATCCGTACTTCACGCAGCTGACGGGGTTCGCCGGGCGCACGTGGTTCGGGATCGAGCCGATCAGCTCGGGTGTGTTCGGCGTGCCGGCCGGGTTTGCGGTGGCGATTGTGGTGAGTCTGTGCGACAAGCGGCCGGACGAGTACACGCTGGCGCTGGTGGATTACATTCGACATCCGTGA
- a CDS encoding DUF4212 domain-containing protein, translated as MTVPTRPAPVAPPPVPEPLARAHARYWRFNVALIAVLMTIGFSVSFIVPFFAPALAGIRFAGFSLPFYVGAQGAILVYLALIAIYIGLMQRADRTLRRAYDDHAARAGNAHGGR; from the coding sequence ATGACCGTTCCGACCCGTCCCGCGCCCGTCGCGCCGCCGCCCGTTCCCGAGCCGCTAGCGCGTGCGCATGCGCGCTACTGGCGCTTCAACGTCGCGCTGATCGCGGTGCTGATGACGATCGGCTTCTCCGTGTCGTTCATCGTGCCGTTCTTCGCGCCCGCGCTGGCCGGTATCCGCTTCGCCGGTTTCAGCCTGCCGTTCTATGTCGGCGCGCAGGGCGCGATTCTCGTGTATCTCGCACTCATCGCCATCTACATCGGGCTGATGCAACGCGCCGACCGCACGCTTCGCCGCGCGTACGACGACCATGCGGCCCGCGCCGGCAACGCACACGGCGGGCGCTGA